A genomic stretch from Desulfurellaceae bacterium includes:
- a CDS encoding VOC family protein, with translation MTHQATASSKPIHPQTQIGHIHLTVTDLERSLAFYRDLLGFEVTMRYGDSAVFLSAGGYHHHLALNTWAGPEASPPPPGHTGLYHFAILYPNRQELARTVRALRQADYPLQSTSDHGVSESIYLADPDGNGVELSVDRPPDSWPRDAQGNLQASRGSLDLDELLAELADSQD, from the coding sequence ATGACACACCAAGCGACCGCGTCGTCCAAGCCGATTCACCCCCAGACCCAGATCGGTCATATCCATCTGACGGTGACCGACCTGGAGCGCTCACTCGCCTTTTACCGTGATCTGTTGGGCTTTGAGGTGACCATGCGCTACGGGGACTCGGCCGTGTTTCTATCCGCCGGCGGCTACCACCACCACCTGGCGCTCAACACCTGGGCCGGACCGGAGGCGAGTCCGCCCCCGCCCGGCCATACCGGGCTGTATCACTTCGCCATTCTCTACCCCAACCGGCAGGAGCTGGCCCGCACGGTCCGGGCCTTGCGTCAGGCCGACTACCCGCTGCAGAGCACCTCCGACCACGGCGTGTCCGAGTCCATCTATCTGGCCGACCCGGATGGCAACGGGGTCGAGCTGTCGGTCGACCGGCCGCCCGACAGCTGGCCCCGTGACGCCCAGGGCAATCTTCAGGCCAGCCGCGGCAGCCTGGACCTGGACGAGCTGTTGGCCGAGTTGGCGGACAGTCAGGACTGA
- a CDS encoding acyl-CoA dehydrogenase family protein: MDFSFSPQEEVFRREFRSWLEANIPRDWRDDGELHDPDSKEEFERRRAWHRKLYDGGWMCIHWPEEYGGRGASLIEQVIYHEELDRAKAPPTVNFQGIARVGPTLMQWGTPEQKQRFIPKIPPAEEIWCQGLSEPNHGSDLAAVETRAIDQGDHFLVNGAKVWTSNAHHADYTTLLCRTDPDVPKHKGLSYLLVDMKSPGITVRPLVQITGEHGFNQVFFEDVQVPMANLVGEKNRGWMVAITNMMFERTIHGGRTDMMVEVEQLISLAKQVERHGRPAWQDSYVRQRIAGFACEASALKYTSFRQLTRQLQGQPPGPEGSMMKLGTSTLNHRMQEFAMELLGPYSQFEYQADQAIDRGKWSHRMLAARRSTIAAGTNEIQHNIIGERVLGLPKG, encoded by the coding sequence ATGGATTTCAGTTTTAGCCCACAGGAAGAGGTCTTTCGTCGGGAGTTTCGGAGCTGGCTTGAGGCCAACATCCCGCGTGACTGGCGCGACGACGGCGAGTTGCACGACCCGGATTCCAAGGAGGAGTTTGAACGCCGCCGGGCCTGGCACCGCAAGCTGTACGACGGGGGCTGGATGTGTATTCACTGGCCCGAGGAATACGGCGGACGCGGGGCCAGTCTGATCGAGCAGGTCATTTACCACGAAGAGCTTGATCGGGCCAAAGCGCCGCCCACGGTCAATTTTCAGGGTATCGCCCGGGTCGGACCGACGCTGATGCAGTGGGGCACGCCCGAGCAGAAGCAGCGTTTCATTCCCAAGATTCCGCCGGCCGAGGAAATCTGGTGCCAGGGCTTGTCGGAGCCCAACCACGGCTCTGATCTGGCGGCGGTCGAGACCCGGGCGATTGACCAGGGCGACCACTTCCTGGTCAACGGCGCCAAGGTCTGGACCTCGAACGCCCACCACGCCGACTACACCACGCTGCTGTGCCGGACCGATCCCGACGTGCCCAAGCATAAGGGCCTCAGCTATCTGCTGGTCGATATGAAAAGCCCGGGCATCACAGTCCGCCCGCTGGTCCAGATCACCGGCGAGCACGGCTTCAACCAGGTGTTTTTCGAGGATGTCCAGGTGCCCATGGCCAACCTGGTCGGTGAGAAAAACCGGGGCTGGATGGTGGCCATCACCAACATGATGTTCGAGCGCACCATTCATGGCGGGCGGACCGACATGATGGTCGAGGTCGAGCAGCTCATCAGCCTGGCCAAACAGGTCGAACGCCACGGCCGACCGGCCTGGCAGGACAGCTATGTGCGCCAACGGATCGCCGGTTTTGCCTGCGAGGCCTCGGCGCTGAAGTACACTAGCTTCCGCCAGCTGACCCGCCAGTTGCAGGGCCAGCCGCCCGGACCCGAGGGGTCGATGATGAAGCTCGGCACCAGCACCCTGAACCACCGCATGCAGGAGTTTGCCATGGAGCTGCTGGGACCCTACAGCCAGTTTGAATACCAGGCCGACCAGGCCATTGACCGCGGCAAATGGTCACACCGCATGCTGGCTGCGCGGCGCAGCACGATTGCGGCCGGCACCAACGAGATTCAGCACAACATCATTGGCGAGCGGGTGCTCGGCCTGCCCAAGGGCTGA
- a CDS encoding amidohydrolase: MAAGKVIDADGHILEPPDLWQRYLEGKYKDRAIRMEKDRDGVEYFVIDGRPSANLRGVGPAVGGIGQPYQEIATSGSFSYFDGPRGAYEPTARLSYMDEEGVDAAAIFPSLGLTWEVEVKEAALAAAYARAYNNWVIDFCSADPRRLIPVAHISLLDIDEGVKEVRRVAKLGVRGAFMRAAPPSQIPYWDRAYDPFWAALQEADMPIGFHVSLNEYFLGHQWKMNESVTAVSSPLHGYRFSVVMFDVQAAFAALCQGAVFDRFPRLKVLLLETGGGWIAHFLERLDAKHKLLSWKTGLKEYPSEYFRRQCWISFDPDETTIPDVVKHCGADKFIWASDFPHFDASPAAVEETKQAVSSLSDEDQRLILGENVARIYNL; this comes from the coding sequence ATGGCAGCCGGAAAAGTGATTGACGCCGACGGACATATCCTCGAACCGCCCGACCTGTGGCAGCGCTACCTGGAGGGCAAGTATAAAGACCGGGCTATCCGCATGGAAAAAGACCGCGACGGCGTCGAGTACTTCGTGATCGACGGCCGTCCCTCGGCCAACCTGCGCGGCGTCGGACCGGCGGTGGGGGGAATCGGTCAGCCCTACCAGGAGATCGCCACCTCGGGCAGCTTCAGCTACTTCGACGGTCCCAGGGGCGCCTATGAGCCGACCGCCCGCCTCAGCTACATGGATGAGGAAGGCGTGGATGCGGCCGCCATCTTTCCCTCGCTGGGCCTGACCTGGGAGGTCGAGGTGAAAGAAGCCGCCCTGGCCGCCGCCTATGCCCGGGCCTATAACAACTGGGTGATTGATTTCTGTAGCGCCGACCCGCGGCGCTTGATCCCGGTCGCCCATATCTCGCTGCTCGACATTGACGAGGGGGTCAAGGAAGTCCGGCGGGTGGCCAAGCTGGGCGTCAGGGGGGCGTTTATGCGCGCGGCTCCGCCCAGCCAGATTCCGTACTGGGATCGCGCCTACGACCCGTTCTGGGCCGCCCTGCAAGAGGCCGACATGCCGATCGGCTTCCACGTCTCTTTGAACGAATACTTCCTCGGCCACCAGTGGAAGATGAACGAGTCGGTCACCGCAGTGTCGAGTCCGCTCCACGGCTACCGTTTCAGCGTGGTCATGTTTGACGTGCAGGCGGCCTTTGCCGCCCTGTGTCAGGGGGCGGTGTTTGACCGCTTTCCACGCCTCAAGGTGCTGCTGCTCGAAACCGGCGGCGGCTGGATCGCCCACTTTCTGGAGCGCCTCGACGCCAAACACAAGCTGCTGAGCTGGAAGACCGGCCTCAAGGAGTATCCGAGCGAGTACTTTCGGCGCCAGTGTTGGATCTCTTTCGATCCCGACGAAACGACGATCCCCGACGTGGTCAAGCACTGCGGGGCCGATAAGTTCATCTGGGCCTCGGACTTCCCCCACTTTGACGCCAGCCCGGCTGCGGTCGAAGAGACCAAACAGGCGGTCTCCAGCCTGTCGGACGAGGACCAACGGCTGATCCTGGGCGAGAATGTAGCCAGAATCTACAATCTGTGA
- a CDS encoding (2Fe-2S) ferredoxin domain-containing protein, which produces MNTDTASDRIDFYLCTHLHCSHNRVRLKLRPADRTAHELNGPALARALRQLVGEKGLGDQVRVRETSCMRGCLVGPRLNVVGGAGFREAVRYLHLPAAKRHLKCAAWQTAGSLEEVLERHLEDRRLLRLIT; this is translated from the coding sequence ATGAACACCGACACCGCGTCTGATCGTATCGACTTCTACCTGTGCACCCATCTGCACTGTAGCCACAACCGCGTCCGGCTGAAGCTTCGCCCCGCCGACCGGACGGCCCACGAGCTGAACGGCCCGGCCCTGGCCCGAGCCTTGCGCCAGCTGGTTGGAGAGAAGGGGCTGGGCGATCAGGTTCGGGTACGGGAGACCTCGTGCATGCGGGGTTGCCTGGTCGGACCCCGGCTCAACGTGGTCGGCGGGGCCGGGTTTCGGGAGGCGGTACGCTATCTGCACCTGCCGGCCGCCAAGCGCCACCTGAAGTGCGCGGCCTGGCAAACCGCAGGCAGCCTGGAAGAGGTGCTGGAGCGCCACCTCGAGGACAGGCGGCTGCTGCGCCTCATTACCTAG
- a CDS encoding amidohydrolase, which translates to MRDGFKIVDTDSHMMEPTWLWDRHMEDAYKSQGPRMGEAPGSGRRAFLVEGESFTREKGKYPMAAKAFLKAATKAMDRFDKARQTEFSPQSRLDDMDEHGVDVQILYPTYTGQMLGREFRDTKLLAACVRAYNNWATDYTSLAPERLRWAAALPMQDVGEAITEAHRAAEAGCVSYYMRPNPVRGRTLWHEDYHPLWAEIEKIGKPISTHDSASASVPSFGDRMDTHTSGHILSHPFEAMAAMAGLIWFGIFEKFPNLKVIHVEGDGGWTPYWLQRMEQHWSFSGNAEHEYLTRRPTDYFKTNVCVAFRGDEPTMKAAVELVGDDNFTWDSDYPHPDGTYPWGVQAMLEQPIPEVSKRKLLWDNAARIFNLD; encoded by the coding sequence ATGCGCGATGGATTCAAAATTGTCGATACCGATTCGCATATGATGGAACCGACGTGGCTGTGGGACCGGCATATGGAGGACGCCTACAAATCACAGGGGCCCCGGATGGGCGAGGCGCCGGGATCGGGCCGCCGGGCCTTTCTGGTTGAGGGCGAGTCCTTCACCCGCGAGAAGGGCAAGTATCCGATGGCGGCCAAGGCATTTCTCAAAGCTGCGACCAAGGCCATGGACCGCTTTGATAAAGCCCGGCAGACCGAGTTCAGTCCCCAGAGCCGGCTCGACGATATGGACGAACACGGGGTTGACGTGCAGATTCTGTACCCGACCTATACCGGCCAGATGCTGGGCCGCGAGTTCCGCGATACCAAGCTCCTGGCCGCCTGTGTGCGCGCCTACAACAACTGGGCGACCGACTATACCTCGCTGGCGCCGGAGCGTCTGCGCTGGGCTGCGGCTCTGCCCATGCAAGATGTCGGGGAGGCGATCACAGAGGCCCACCGGGCCGCCGAAGCCGGCTGTGTCAGCTACTACATGCGGCCCAATCCGGTCCGAGGCCGGACCCTGTGGCACGAAGACTACCATCCGCTGTGGGCCGAGATCGAGAAGATCGGCAAACCCATCTCGACCCACGATTCGGCCTCGGCCTCGGTCCCGTCGTTCGGCGACCGGATGGACACCCATACCAGCGGCCATATTCTGTCACACCCGTTTGAGGCCATGGCGGCCATGGCCGGGCTGATCTGGTTCGGCATCTTTGAGAAGTTCCCGAATCTGAAAGTGATCCATGTCGAGGGAGACGGCGGCTGGACCCCGTACTGGCTCCAGCGCATGGAGCAGCACTGGAGCTTCAGCGGCAACGCCGAGCACGAGTACCTGACCCGCCGGCCGACCGACTACTTCAAGACCAACGTGTGCGTGGCCTTCCGGGGCGACGAACCGACCATGAAGGCTGCGGTCGAACTGGTCGGCGACGACAACTTCACCTGGGACTCCGACTACCCGCACCCCGACGGCACCTATCCGTGGGGTGTCCAAGCCATGCTTGAGCAGCCGATTCCCGAGGTGTCCAAGCGCAAGCTGTTGTGGGACAACGCGGCGCGTATCTTCAATCTGGACTGA
- a CDS encoding SDR family oxidoreductase, with protein sequence MNFDAKVGLVTGAASGIGRATALGFAQRGGTVVVADINPEGAEQVAAEIGASGGKALALVADVTTQADIDAMISRTVGEFGRLDFLHNNAFGMPGDDRFAARTGELDDQVWDKTLELGLTAVFQAMKRAIPEMRKNGGGAIVNTASISGLYADYGIAAYNAAKAGVINLTRVVAVEYARNGIRANCVCPGAINTPLIAPALEIAGFQDKFDAAIPIGRLGEPEEIANVVLFLASDLASFVTGSAFVADGGQTAKTGSPSFLAEG encoded by the coding sequence ATGAATTTTGACGCAAAGGTCGGTCTGGTCACCGGCGCCGCCTCAGGCATTGGTCGTGCTACTGCGCTGGGCTTTGCCCAGCGCGGGGGAACGGTCGTGGTGGCCGATATCAACCCGGAGGGAGCCGAACAGGTTGCGGCTGAAATCGGCGCCAGCGGTGGCAAGGCGCTGGCGCTGGTTGCCGACGTGACCACACAGGCCGATATCGACGCCATGATCTCCCGCACCGTCGGTGAGTTTGGCCGCCTCGATTTTTTGCATAACAACGCCTTTGGCATGCCGGGTGACGACCGCTTTGCGGCCCGGACCGGCGAGCTTGACGATCAGGTCTGGGATAAGACCCTGGAGCTGGGCCTGACCGCCGTCTTTCAGGCCATGAAGCGCGCCATTCCCGAGATGCGCAAAAACGGCGGCGGCGCGATTGTCAACACCGCCTCGATCTCGGGCCTGTACGCCGACTACGGCATTGCCGCCTATAATGCGGCCAAGGCCGGGGTCATCAACCTGACCCGGGTGGTGGCCGTTGAGTATGCCCGCAACGGGATTCGGGCCAACTGTGTGTGTCCGGGCGCGATCAACACGCCGCTGATCGCGCCGGCTCTGGAGATCGCCGGCTTTCAGGACAAGTTCGACGCCGCGATTCCGATCGGCCGGCTGGGCGAGCCCGAAGAAATCGCCAACGTGGTGCTCTTCCTGGCCTCGGATCTGGCCTCGTTTGTGACCGGTTCGGCCTTTGTCGCCGACGGCGGACAGACCGCCAAAACCGGCAGTCCGTCGTTCCTGGCCGAGGGCTAG
- a CDS encoding nuclear transport factor 2 family protein: MADLETQMQEVIDREAIRNLPLQYCHCVWQKDLDGYANLFTEDGSFTIDNPDLPGAQGRDNLRKMIASGLDDIQPRPFIHNHVIELTGPDSATGTCYVEVHMLREGKKWEMRGWYNDEYAKVGGEWKFKSRSRERGLRGEPSMANSSLEPQLQEVLDREAIRTLPQRYCHCVWQKDLDGYAALFTEDGTFGTDDPSLPRGQGRQQLRSLIEGALNDLGPRPFIHNHVIELTGPDSATGTCYVEVHLLKEGKKWEMRGWYNDEYAKVGGEWKFKSLWPRERGLSRVLCQPQEDRRRHAQPGRHHGPTV, from the coding sequence ATGGCAGACCTGGAAACCCAGATGCAAGAGGTGATTGACCGCGAGGCGATCCGTAACCTGCCGCTGCAGTACTGTCACTGCGTGTGGCAAAAGGACCTGGACGGCTACGCCAATCTGTTCACCGAGGACGGTTCGTTCACGATTGACAACCCCGACCTGCCGGGCGCCCAGGGCCGGGACAATCTGCGCAAAATGATTGCCAGCGGCCTGGACGACATCCAGCCCCGGCCGTTCATTCATAACCACGTGATTGAGCTGACCGGCCCGGACAGCGCCACCGGCACCTGCTACGTCGAGGTCCACATGCTGCGCGAGGGCAAGAAGTGGGAGATGCGGGGCTGGTATAACGACGAGTACGCCAAGGTCGGCGGCGAGTGGAAATTCAAGTCGCGGTCCCGAGAACGAGGGCTAAGAGGGGAGCCGAGTATGGCAAACTCCAGTCTGGAACCCCAGCTGCAAGAGGTGCTGGATCGTGAAGCGATCCGCACCCTGCCGCAGCGCTACTGCCACTGTGTGTGGCAAAAAGATCTCGACGGCTACGCCGCGCTGTTTACCGAAGACGGAACCTTCGGCACCGACGATCCCAGCCTGCCCAGGGGCCAGGGCCGCCAGCAGCTGCGCAGTCTGATCGAGGGGGCGCTCAACGACCTGGGCCCCCGGCCGTTCATTCACAACCACGTGATCGAGCTGACCGGTCCCGACTCGGCCACCGGCACCTGCTACGTCGAGGTCCACCTGCTGAAGGAGGGCAAGAAGTGGGAGATGCGGGGCTGGTATAACGACGAGTACGCCAAGGTCGGCGGCGAGTGGAAATTCAAGTCGCTTTGGCCCCGAGAACGAGGGCTGAGCCGCGTCCTCTGTCAACCACAAGAAGATCGCAGGCGTCACGCGCAGCCAGGGAGGCACCATGGCCCGACCGTTTGA
- a CDS encoding hydantoinase B/oxoprolinase family protein — MARPFDPILVEVIRNQIAAITEEMTLTVYRTGRSGMCKVGDFATAVCDRHGRVVGEGGSPYQMCVFIDTMDNVLAKHGDDLKPGDIIIANDPYCGISHMPDITLIAPAFWQGELAGFLISYSHHTDVGGRFAGGISSLCQSSFEEGVRIPMLKLYDAGQRNDVLLDLIVANVRTPEEWVGDVDAKVASCWKGQEQLTKLIDKYGFEQLNATCDHLVEYAEQTTRQAISQIPSGEYREEMLFVDENEVTGGPVPLDVIVRIEGDRATLDLSSSPPQVNASINAPLVSTKAVTRAPFKSLLPTDVIVNHGFARPIDIIVPEGTLLNPRYPAAVGGRASLMMSLSNMVYRAIAKALPGRLGGVGEGADMLHFNAHSNGKYQSFMDVFFGGWGGRPQADGVDGASPLVMGGGYGSMPAELLEREYPVTIEGFGFVPDTEGAGRHRGSVSVYREWRFRKPAEVLLRTVGLRGSEGLDGGGQGGDAVNIHTSDGQQTVLTPQAHVHLQVQPGDRVYHKVHGSGGYGDPFERDVEAVRLDVLEGKVSVERARTVYGVVIDPDSLSVDEAGTLELRGGRQRLAAVAD; from the coding sequence ATGGCCCGACCGTTTGATCCCATCCTCGTCGAAGTCATCCGCAACCAGATCGCGGCAATCACCGAGGAGATGACCCTGACCGTGTACCGGACCGGGCGTTCCGGCATGTGCAAGGTCGGTGATTTCGCTACCGCGGTGTGCGACCGCCACGGCCGGGTCGTGGGTGAGGGCGGCTCGCCGTACCAGATGTGTGTCTTCATCGACACCATGGACAATGTGCTGGCCAAGCACGGCGACGATCTCAAACCCGGCGATATCATCATTGCCAACGACCCCTACTGTGGCATTTCCCACATGCCCGATATCACCCTGATTGCGCCGGCCTTCTGGCAGGGTGAGCTGGCCGGCTTCCTGATCTCCTACTCGCACCACACCGATGTGGGCGGCCGCTTTGCCGGCGGCATCTCCAGCCTGTGCCAGTCGAGCTTTGAGGAGGGCGTGCGGATTCCGATGCTCAAGCTGTACGACGCCGGCCAGCGCAACGATGTTCTGCTGGATCTGATCGTGGCCAATGTGCGCACGCCCGAGGAGTGGGTTGGCGACGTTGACGCCAAGGTGGCCAGCTGCTGGAAGGGCCAGGAGCAGCTGACCAAACTGATCGACAAGTACGGCTTCGAGCAGCTGAACGCCACCTGTGACCACCTGGTCGAGTATGCCGAGCAGACCACCCGCCAGGCCATCAGCCAGATCCCGTCGGGCGAGTACCGGGAAGAGATGCTGTTTGTTGACGAGAACGAGGTCACCGGCGGGCCGGTTCCGCTCGACGTCATCGTCCGCATCGAGGGCGACCGGGCCACGCTCGATCTGTCGTCCAGCCCACCCCAGGTCAACGCCTCGATCAACGCCCCGCTGGTATCGACCAAGGCCGTCACCCGGGCGCCCTTCAAGTCGCTGCTGCCGACCGATGTGATTGTCAACCACGGCTTTGCCCGGCCGATTGATATCATTGTGCCCGAGGGGACGCTGCTCAACCCGCGCTATCCGGCGGCGGTCGGTGGCCGGGCCTCGCTGATGATGTCGCTCAGCAACATGGTCTACCGGGCGATTGCCAAGGCGCTGCCCGGTCGGCTCGGCGGGGTCGGCGAGGGCGCCGACATGCTCCATTTCAACGCCCACAGCAACGGCAAGTACCAGTCCTTCATGGACGTATTTTTCGGTGGCTGGGGCGGCCGTCCGCAGGCCGACGGGGTGGACGGTGCCTCACCGCTGGTGATGGGCGGCGGCTATGGCTCGATGCCGGCCGAGCTGCTCGAACGGGAGTATCCGGTCACGATCGAGGGCTTTGGTTTTGTGCCCGATACCGAGGGGGCGGGCCGCCACCGCGGCTCGGTGTCGGTCTACCGCGAGTGGCGTTTCCGCAAGCCGGCCGAGGTCTTGCTGCGGACCGTCGGCCTGCGCGGTTCGGAGGGCCTCGACGGCGGCGGACAGGGCGGCGACGCGGTCAACATCCACACCTCGGACGGCCAGCAGACCGTGCTGACCCCCCAGGCCCACGTCCACCTCCAGGTCCAGCCCGGCGACCGGGTCTACCACAAGGTCCACGGTTCGGGCGGCTATGGCGATCCCTTTGAGCGTGACGTGGAGGCGGTCAGGCTCGACGTGCTTGAGGGCAAGGTCTCGGTCGAGCGCGCCCGCACGGTGTACGGGGTGGTGATCGACCCCGACAGCCTGAGCGTCGATGAGGCAGGCACGCTGGAGCTGCGGGGCGGTAGACAGCGTCTGGCGGCGGTGGCGGATTAG
- a CDS encoding hydantoinase/oxoprolinase family protein, whose protein sequence is MRVGFDIGGTFTDVIVLGDDGRIDTAKVLSLLDRIGEDIVGHIRQVGSSEQIANFVHGTTIASNAVIEGTTAPTGYITTRGFRDDLEMRGERRPNLQDPNWVRGRPLVPRQLRLELSERVLGDGTVERSLDAEEARQAIRSLAAQRVQAIAVCLINSYLNPAHEQEVARLIADELGSGAVVCISSDIYPQIREYERASTTVINASLIPVVDRYLDRLEHHLSAYSERLLVMQSNGGIMSAELARNKPAFMIESGPAAGVLAAARLGQETGLDKVLSFDMGGTTAKACLIEDGLPAERAAGEIGGAANVTTHQFYKGGHALRVPSLDIVEVGAGGGSIAWIDASGALRVGPHSAGAEPGPVCYGRGGSKPTVTDANVVNGYINPEAIANTTMRIDYDAAWRAIKDQIADPLGLDTREAAYGISQIANSAMMRALRAVSTERGRDPRDFTLVSFGGSGPVHAAALADDIEIGKVLVPVFPGVFSALGLLLADYRHDYIRSVVTPLAAIRPGRIQELYADMQAEARELMQAEGIDVELIRFEPYVDMKYDYQLQDLSIPCPDNADAAELPDTLAQGFQAAHEQAFGYTTGDPIELVSLRLRALATVGDIRFRDLGMRIGASSGANGHKPRAAFFGPQHGLLQTPVCRRSDIADPQPGPLIVEEPDTTVLVPPDWQISRDAFGSLVLTKAA, encoded by the coding sequence ATGCGGGTGGGGTTTGATATCGGCGGGACGTTTACCGATGTGATCGTGCTGGGCGATGACGGTCGGATCGACACGGCCAAGGTCCTGTCCCTGCTCGACCGGATCGGCGAGGACATCGTCGGTCATATTCGTCAGGTTGGTTCGTCGGAGCAGATCGCCAATTTTGTCCACGGCACGACCATCGCGTCGAACGCCGTGATCGAGGGCACGACCGCGCCGACCGGTTATATCACCACCCGCGGTTTCCGCGACGACCTGGAGATGCGGGGCGAACGGCGGCCCAATTTGCAAGACCCCAACTGGGTCAGGGGCCGTCCGCTGGTGCCGCGCCAGCTGCGCCTGGAGCTGAGCGAACGGGTTCTGGGCGACGGAACGGTCGAGCGCTCGCTGGATGCCGAAGAAGCCCGTCAGGCCATTCGCAGTCTTGCCGCCCAGCGGGTGCAGGCCATTGCCGTGTGTCTGATCAACTCCTACCTCAACCCGGCCCACGAGCAGGAGGTGGCGCGGCTGATTGCGGATGAGCTCGGCTCCGGGGCGGTGGTGTGTATTTCGTCCGATATCTATCCCCAGATCCGAGAGTATGAGCGGGCCAGCACGACTGTCATCAACGCCTCGCTGATTCCGGTCGTGGACCGCTATCTGGACCGGCTCGAACACCACCTGTCAGCCTACAGCGAGCGGCTGCTGGTCATGCAGTCCAACGGCGGGATCATGTCGGCCGAGCTGGCCCGCAACAAGCCGGCCTTTATGATCGAATCCGGGCCGGCGGCCGGAGTCCTGGCTGCGGCTCGGCTGGGCCAGGAGACCGGTCTGGACAAGGTCTTGTCGTTCGATATGGGCGGCACCACGGCCAAGGCGTGTCTGATTGAAGACGGGCTGCCGGCCGAGCGGGCCGCCGGTGAAATCGGTGGGGCGGCCAACGTCACCACCCACCAGTTCTACAAGGGCGGCCATGCCCTGCGCGTGCCCTCGCTCGACATCGTCGAGGTCGGGGCCGGCGGCGGCAGCATTGCCTGGATCGACGCCAGCGGGGCGCTGCGGGTCGGACCCCACAGCGCCGGGGCCGAGCCCGGACCGGTGTGTTACGGCCGGGGCGGCAGCAAACCGACGGTGACGGACGCCAACGTAGTCAACGGCTATATCAATCCCGAGGCGATTGCCAACACAACGATGCGGATCGACTATGACGCGGCCTGGCGGGCGATCAAGGACCAGATCGCCGACCCGCTGGGGCTGGACACCCGCGAGGCAGCCTACGGGATCAGTCAGATCGCCAACTCGGCCATGATGCGCGCCCTGCGGGCGGTCTCGACCGAGCGCGGACGCGATCCGCGCGACTTTACCCTGGTGTCTTTTGGCGGCTCGGGGCCGGTTCACGCCGCCGCCCTGGCCGACGATATCGAGATCGGCAAAGTCCTGGTGCCGGTCTTTCCCGGCGTGTTCAGCGCCCTGGGGCTGTTGCTGGCCGACTACCGCCACGACTATATCCGCAGCGTGGTGACGCCGCTGGCCGCGATCCGGCCCGGGCGGATCCAGGAGTTGTACGCCGACATGCAGGCCGAGGCCCGGGAGCTGATGCAGGCCGAGGGCATTGACGTCGAGCTGATTCGCTTCGAGCCGTATGTTGATATGAAGTACGACTATCAACTCCAGGACTTGAGCATTCCGTGTCCGGACAACGCTGATGCCGCCGAGCTGCCGGACACACTCGCCCAGGGCTTTCAGGCTGCTCACGAACAGGCGTTCGGCTATACCACCGGCGATCCGATTGAACTGGTCAGCCTGCGCCTGCGCGCCCTGGCGACGGTTGGGGATATTCGTTTTCGAGACCTGGGGATGCGGATTGGGGCGTCGTCCGGCGCCAACGGTCACAAGCCCCGGGCGGCTTTCTTCGGCCCGCAGCACGGTCTGCTACAGACGCCGGTATGTCGCCGTAGCGATATTGCCGACCCACAGCCCGGGCCGCTCATTGTTGAAGAGCCCGACACCACCGTCCTGGTTCCGCCGGACTGGCAGATCAGCCGCGATGCCTTCGGCAGCCTGGTGCTGACCAAGGCCGCCTGA